One Lycium barbarum isolate Lr01 chromosome 5, ASM1917538v2, whole genome shotgun sequence genomic window carries:
- the LOC132640807 gene encoding uncharacterized protein LOC132640807 isoform X2, translating into MPTFHIFSVLALLQSVAAISSISTLICFIFSSSWFESVCICSPNGFDSMGSRSFNLFLCFGPKRDCCKRRGKRRKASVCCCKYCSCVCSTSFILQMGREYKNSSLRILSVCMGTASPRISTEVSLLFPPFEEESIFISDIQTQPLGQIFYIEGELLVINEDQHFYTACSDCKMSFISSTSARPIYYIHCDRSTQLIPGRVQFEVTVVDHTGCAIAHTGCAIASISDQSEEKMLNLTVQNIYDICRTKAGVHKYMDF; encoded by the exons ATGCCGACTTTTCATATCTTCTCAGTTCTCGCATTGCTTCAGAGTGTTGCTGCAAtttcaagtatttcaactcttatctgtttcatcttttcttcttcttGGTTTGAATCAGTTTGTATTTGCTCACCTAACGGATTTGATTCTATGGGTTCACGAAGTTTTAATCTTTTTTTATGTTTTGGCCCAAAAAGGGATTGCTGTAAGCGAAGGGGAAAAAGAAGAAAG GCTTCAGTCTGTTGTTGTAAATATTGTTCTTGCGTGTGTTCAACATCCTTCATATTG CAAATGGGAAGAGAATACAAGAATTCATCATTACGGATACTCA GTGTTTGTATGGGTACTGCATCGCCGCGCATATCCACAGAAGtctctcttctttttcctccCTTTGAAGAAGAATCAATATTCATATCCGATATCCAAACGCAACCGCTG GGACAGATATTTTACATAGAGGGTGAACTCCTGGTGATAAATGAGGACCAACATTTCTACACGGCGTGCTCAGATTGTAAGATGTCATTTATAAGCAGTACTTCGGCAAGACCAATCTACTATATACATTGCGACCGATCAACCCAACTTATCCCCGG CAGAGTCCAATTTGAAGTTACGGTCGTCGATCACACTGGTTGTGCAATAGCTCACACTGGTTGTGCAATAGCTTCCATTTCAGACCAATCAGAAGAGAAGATGTTGAACCTCACCGTACAAAATATTTATGACATCTGTCGAACCAAG GCCGGAGTACATAAATACATGGATTTTTAA
- the LOC132640807 gene encoding uncharacterized protein LOC132640807 isoform X3 translates to MPTFHIFSVLALLQSVAAISSISTLICFIFSSSWFESVCICSPNGFDSMGSRSFNLFLCFGPKRDCCKRRGKRRKASVCCCKYCSCVCSTSFILQMGREYKNSSLRILSVCMGTASPRISTEVSLLFPPFEEESIFISDIQTQPLGQIFYIEGELLVINEDQHFYTACSDCRST, encoded by the exons ATGCCGACTTTTCATATCTTCTCAGTTCTCGCATTGCTTCAGAGTGTTGCTGCAAtttcaagtatttcaactcttatctgtttcatcttttcttcttcttGGTTTGAATCAGTTTGTATTTGCTCACCTAACGGATTTGATTCTATGGGTTCACGAAGTTTTAATCTTTTTTTATGTTTTGGCCCAAAAAGGGATTGCTGTAAGCGAAGGGGAAAAAGAAGAAAG GCTTCAGTCTGTTGTTGTAAATATTGTTCTTGCGTGTGTTCAACATCCTTCATATTG CAAATGGGAAGAGAATACAAGAATTCATCATTACGGATACTCA GTGTTTGTATGGGTACTGCATCGCCGCGCATATCCACAGAAGtctctcttctttttcctccCTTTGAAGAAGAATCAATATTCATATCCGATATCCAAACGCAACCGCTG GGACAGATATTTTACATAGAGGGTGAACTCCTGGTGATAAATGAGGACCAACATTTCTACACGGCGTGCTCAGATT GCCGGAGTACATAA
- the LOC132640807 gene encoding uncharacterized protein LOC132640807 isoform X1 gives MPTFHIFSVLALLQSVAAISSISTLICFIFSSSWFESVCICSPNGFDSMGSRSFNLFLCFGPKRDCCKRRGKRRKASVCCCKYCSCVCSTSFILQMGREYKNSSLRILSVCMGTASPRISTEVSLLFPPFEEESIFISDIQTQPLGQIFYIEGELLVINEDQHFYTACSDCKMSFISSTSARPIYYIHCDRSTQLIPGRVQFEVTVVDHTGCAIAHTGCAIASISDQSEEKMLNLTVQNIYDICRTKNPNEKIIFQNPDKLCILDYEEKDLPTSHYQLHQ, from the exons ATGCCGACTTTTCATATCTTCTCAGTTCTCGCATTGCTTCAGAGTGTTGCTGCAAtttcaagtatttcaactcttatctgtttcatcttttcttcttcttGGTTTGAATCAGTTTGTATTTGCTCACCTAACGGATTTGATTCTATGGGTTCACGAAGTTTTAATCTTTTTTTATGTTTTGGCCCAAAAAGGGATTGCTGTAAGCGAAGGGGAAAAAGAAGAAAG GCTTCAGTCTGTTGTTGTAAATATTGTTCTTGCGTGTGTTCAACATCCTTCATATTG CAAATGGGAAGAGAATACAAGAATTCATCATTACGGATACTCA GTGTTTGTATGGGTACTGCATCGCCGCGCATATCCACAGAAGtctctcttctttttcctccCTTTGAAGAAGAATCAATATTCATATCCGATATCCAAACGCAACCGCTG GGACAGATATTTTACATAGAGGGTGAACTCCTGGTGATAAATGAGGACCAACATTTCTACACGGCGTGCTCAGATTGTAAGATGTCATTTATAAGCAGTACTTCGGCAAGACCAATCTACTATATACATTGCGACCGATCAACCCAACTTATCCCCGG CAGAGTCCAATTTGAAGTTACGGTCGTCGATCACACTGGTTGTGCAATAGCTCACACTGGTTGTGCAATAGCTTCCATTTCAGACCAATCAGAAGAGAAGATGTTGAACCTCACCGTACAAAATATTTATGACATCTGTCGAACCAAG AATCCAAATGAGAAGATTATTTTCCAAAATCCGGACAAGCTATGTATTTTGGATTATGAGGAAAAAGATCTGCCAACCAGCCATTACCAACTGCACCAATGA
- the LOC132640809 gene encoding uncharacterized protein LOC132640809, with product MTSRVLLIYVICTHFPINIGKIINTNIKACVYESNARSIFFPSTITALLKYFGVNPPFVTLSSMMINKIFWNRCDESEGPKREPGKRENPRQGYPIAQLTLMRQLSYQFNGIAQQFAQLVIKNDKAEDNMAERLGRIEEKMDTGFHRSEHMSMQNVIYNSSPNCDFSNMMRSMGESWGFLNLPLFPVVTWADPATTPIPQFFHQNNLQNQLPLVDEIGEPLVPPIVQNRSAAMSIQSSVLTGWKEKQEVFKIEPRACYVEGLKKKTFFF from the exons ATGACATCTCGAGTGCTCCTCATTTATGTCATTTGCACTCATTTTCCAATTAACATTGGAAAAATCATCAATACAAATATCAAGGCCTGTGTATATGAATCAAATGCGAGGAGTATTTTCTTTCCTTCAACAATAACAGCTTTGTTGAAATACTTTGGAGTGAATCCACCGTTTGTCACTCTTTCTTCTATGATGATTAACAAAATCTTTTGGAACAGATGTGATGAATCTGAAGGTCCAAAGAGAGAACCAGGGAAACGAGAAAATCCAAGGCAAGGTTATCCAATTGCTCAACTGACACTCATGAGGCAATTATCGTATCAGTTTAATGGTATAGCTCAACAATTTGCTCAACTTGTCATAAAAAATGATAAGGCGGAAGACAATATGGCCGAGAGGTTGGGCAGAATCGAAGAGAAAATGGACACAGGATTTCATCGAAGTGAGCATATGTCGATGCAAAACGTGATATACAATTCGAGCCCGAATTGTGATTTTTCTAATATGATGCGCAGTATGGGTGAATCTTGGGGGTTTCTGAATTTGCCTCTTTTTCCAGTTGTGACATGGGCTGATCCTGCTACTACACCAATTCCACAGTTCTTTCATCAAAACAACTTGCAAAATCAACTACCATTAGTTGATGAAATAGGCGAGCCACTGGTACCACCTATTGTCCAAAATAGATCAGCTGCAATGTCCATCCAAAGTagtg TGCTAACAGGTTGGAAGGAGAAGCAAGAAGTGTTTAAGATTGAACCAAGAGCTTGTTACGTTGAAGgtttaaaaaaaaagacattttttttttga